A genomic region of Raphanus sativus cultivar WK10039 chromosome 6, ASM80110v3, whole genome shotgun sequence contains the following coding sequences:
- the LOC108807255 gene encoding DNA repair protein recA homolog 3, mitochondrial isoform X1, protein MAGILRNASLLRRSLFSSEVFTRGVVGTSFQLRGFAAKAKKKSKSDGNASSEEGMSKKEIALQQALDQITSSFGKGSIMWLGRAVSPRDVPVYSTGSFALDLALGVGGLPKGRVVEIYGPEASGKTTLALHVIAEAQKQGGTCVFVDAEHALDSSLAKAIGVNTENLLLSQPDCGEQALSLVDTLIRSGSVDVIVVDSVSKVAALVPKGELEGEMGDAHMAMQARLMSQALRKLSHSLSLSQTLLIFINQVRAKLSTFGGFGGPTEVTCGGNALKFYASMRLNIRRVGLVKKGEDTIGSQVAVKIVKNKLAPPFRTAQFELEFGKGICKVTEIIELSIKHKFIAKNGTFYNLNGKNYHGKEALKKFLRLNEPVQEELMTKLKEKLIVDEAADKESESEEEEDAGRVLVPSENTDDEAPAPVAAAATASAVVES, encoded by the exons ATGGCGGGGATTCTCCGAAACGCCTCTTTACTAAGACGCTCTCTCTTCTCCTCTGAG GTGTTTACTAGAGGTGTGGTTGGCACATCGTTTCAGCTCCGAGGTTTTGCTGCTAAAG ctAAGAAGAAGTCTAAGTCAGATGGAAATGCATCATCTGAGGAAGGTATGTCGAAAAAGGAGATTGCTCTCCAGCAAGCACTTGATCAGATTACCAGTTCTTTTGGCAAAGGCTCCATCATGTGGCTCGGTCGTGCTGTTTCTCCTAGAGATGTCCCGGTTTACTCTACCGGGTCTTTTGCTCTTGATCTAGCATTAGGAGTTGGTGGCCTTCCTAAG GGACGTGTTGTGGAGATATATGGTCCTGAAGCATCTGGAAAAACAACACTTGCTCTTCATGTTATTGCTGAAGCACAAAAACAAGGAG GAACATGTGTATTTGTAGATGCTGAGCATGCTCTTGACTCGTCACTTGCTAAGGCAATCGGTGTAAATACAGAGAACCTGCTTCTATCACAGCCTGATTGTGGCGAACAGGCTCTTAGTCTTGTGGACACTTTAATCCGAAGTGGTTCGGTTGATGTTATTGTTGTTGACAGTGTAAGTAAG GTGGCTGCTCTTGTACCTAAAGGAGAACTTGAGGGAGAGATGGGGGATGCTCATATGGCTATGcaagcaagattgatgagccaAGCTTTGCGTAAACTGAGCCACTCTTTATCGTTATCGCAAACTCTTCTCATCTTTATAAACCAG GTGAGAGCAAAGCTTTCTACGTTCGGAGGATTTGGAGGTCCAACAGAGGTAACATGTGGTGGCAATGCCTTGAAGTTTTATGCTTCTATGCGTCTGAATATCAGGCGAGTGGGACTTGTCAAGAAAGGCGAAGAT ACAATAGGAAGTCAAGTTGCTGTAAAGATAGTGAAGAACAAACTTGCACCGCCGTTTAGAACAGCGCAGTTTGAGCTTGAGTTTGGGAAAGGGATCTGCAAGGTCACGGAGATAATCGAACTGAGCATTAAGCACAAGTTCATTGCCAAAAACGGAACGTTCTACAATCTAAACGGGAAGAACTACCATGGAAAAGAGGCTTTGAAGAAGTTTCTGAGATTGAATGAACCGGTTCAAGAAGAGCTTATGACCAAGCTTAAAGAAAAGCTTATCGTTGATGAGGCTGCAGATAAGGAGTCTGAAt
- the LOC108807255 gene encoding DNA repair protein recA homolog 3, mitochondrial isoform X2, with translation MAGILRNASLLRRSLFSSEVFTRGVVGTSFQLRGFAAKAKKKSKSDGNASSEEGMSKKEIALQQALDQITSSFGKGSIMWLGRAVSPRDVPVYSTGSFALDLALGVGGLPKGRVVEIYGPEASGKTTLALHVIAEAQKQGGTCVFVDAEHALDSSLAKAIGVNTENLLLSQPDCGEQALSLVDTLIRSGSVDVIVVDSVAALVPKGELEGEMGDAHMAMQARLMSQALRKLSHSLSLSQTLLIFINQVRAKLSTFGGFGGPTEVTCGGNALKFYASMRLNIRRVGLVKKGEDTIGSQVAVKIVKNKLAPPFRTAQFELEFGKGICKVTEIIELSIKHKFIAKNGTFYNLNGKNYHGKEALKKFLRLNEPVQEELMTKLKEKLIVDEAADKESESEEEEDAGRVLVPSENTDDEAPAPVAAAATASAVVES, from the exons ATGGCGGGGATTCTCCGAAACGCCTCTTTACTAAGACGCTCTCTCTTCTCCTCTGAG GTGTTTACTAGAGGTGTGGTTGGCACATCGTTTCAGCTCCGAGGTTTTGCTGCTAAAG ctAAGAAGAAGTCTAAGTCAGATGGAAATGCATCATCTGAGGAAGGTATGTCGAAAAAGGAGATTGCTCTCCAGCAAGCACTTGATCAGATTACCAGTTCTTTTGGCAAAGGCTCCATCATGTGGCTCGGTCGTGCTGTTTCTCCTAGAGATGTCCCGGTTTACTCTACCGGGTCTTTTGCTCTTGATCTAGCATTAGGAGTTGGTGGCCTTCCTAAG GGACGTGTTGTGGAGATATATGGTCCTGAAGCATCTGGAAAAACAACACTTGCTCTTCATGTTATTGCTGAAGCACAAAAACAAGGAG GAACATGTGTATTTGTAGATGCTGAGCATGCTCTTGACTCGTCACTTGCTAAGGCAATCGGTGTAAATACAGAGAACCTGCTTCTATCACAGCCTGATTGTGGCGAACAGGCTCTTAGTCTTGTGGACACTTTAATCCGAAGTGGTTCGGTTGATGTTATTGTTGTTGACAGT GTGGCTGCTCTTGTACCTAAAGGAGAACTTGAGGGAGAGATGGGGGATGCTCATATGGCTATGcaagcaagattgatgagccaAGCTTTGCGTAAACTGAGCCACTCTTTATCGTTATCGCAAACTCTTCTCATCTTTATAAACCAG GTGAGAGCAAAGCTTTCTACGTTCGGAGGATTTGGAGGTCCAACAGAGGTAACATGTGGTGGCAATGCCTTGAAGTTTTATGCTTCTATGCGTCTGAATATCAGGCGAGTGGGACTTGTCAAGAAAGGCGAAGAT ACAATAGGAAGTCAAGTTGCTGTAAAGATAGTGAAGAACAAACTTGCACCGCCGTTTAGAACAGCGCAGTTTGAGCTTGAGTTTGGGAAAGGGATCTGCAAGGTCACGGAGATAATCGAACTGAGCATTAAGCACAAGTTCATTGCCAAAAACGGAACGTTCTACAATCTAAACGGGAAGAACTACCATGGAAAAGAGGCTTTGAAGAAGTTTCTGAGATTGAATGAACCGGTTCAAGAAGAGCTTATGACCAAGCTTAAAGAAAAGCTTATCGTTGATGAGGCTGCAGATAAGGAGTCTGAAt